A window from Candidatus Omnitrophota bacterium encodes these proteins:
- a CDS encoding DUF1573 domain-containing protein: MLSRNIHIQPEIVEFGTLWENDQQTASFTLVNSSSHDLIVEEASADCGCTRINLSQGQQIKPNESAPFDIRLTPSFTHGVEDRRVMIALKDNNGKQIRKQCLIRYRGLGEIRCVPQAVVVPEYPANRPWSKEVALEGVAKEDIDAVTLESSTSTITAEKAGFEIKNGKECCMIKLESSGFKPGALLERLVIHDNRKEKKFAVLPIGGYITEPFVAVPSSLFVDVNQFREEKTQKILIKTKIASSFHIENISTDNGLFICSCPQSDNELEKTIELSPKSSNGNNSRMKDTLHCLLSSKDNNQFNIDVPIIIQ, encoded by the coding sequence TTGTTATCGCGGAATATCCATATTCAACCTGAGATCGTTGAGTTCGGAACGCTTTGGGAAAACGACCAGCAAACCGCTTCCTTTACCTTAGTCAATTCTTCTTCGCATGATTTGATAGTGGAAGAAGCGTCTGCGGATTGCGGATGTACTCGCATCAATCTATCGCAAGGCCAACAGATCAAGCCCAACGAATCGGCGCCATTTGATATTCGTTTAACTCCAAGTTTTACGCATGGCGTTGAAGATCGGCGAGTGATGATTGCCTTGAAGGACAATAACGGAAAACAGATACGCAAACAATGCTTGATTCGTTATCGCGGACTAGGCGAAATTCGCTGCGTTCCTCAAGCGGTAGTCGTTCCGGAATATCCCGCCAATCGTCCTTGGTCGAAAGAAGTAGCGCTGGAAGGCGTGGCAAAAGAGGATATCGATGCCGTTACTCTCGAATCGTCGACTTCAACGATCACGGCGGAAAAAGCAGGTTTTGAAATAAAGAACGGAAAAGAATGCTGCATGATTAAATTGGAATCCTCTGGCTTTAAACCAGGCGCCTTATTGGAAAGACTGGTTATTCACGACAACCGCAAAGAGAAAAAATTCGCCGTGCTCCCCATCGGCGGGTATATCACCGAACCGTTTGTCGCCGTTCCTTCCTCGTTGTTTGTCGATGTAAATCAGTTTCGAGAAGAAAAAACGCAAAAAATCTTAATCAAAACAAAAATAGCTTCATCTTTCCATATCGAGAACATATCGACGGATAACGGTTTGTTTATCTGTTCATGTCCGCAATCGGATAATGAACTCGAAAAAACAATTGAATTGTCTCCCAAATCTTCTAACGGCAACAATTCAAGAATGAAAGATACTCTCCATTGCTTGCTTTCTTCGAAAGATAACAATCAATTTAATATTGATGTACCGATTATTATCCAGTGA
- a CDS encoding Gfo/Idh/MocA family oxidoreductase encodes MNEPLNAVVVGAGALGKHHARVYGYNEKTRLIAVVDVDGEARDRAANEWNCQGASSLEEVAGRIDLASVVAPTVNHYAIASWLIERGIPALVEKPIAISVEEGEKLAALARAKGVLLQVGHIERFNPGVLALGERLTNPLFIESHRLGPPAPRVKDIGVVLDLMIHDLDLILALVKSEIVSVDAVGTPIISTQEDIANARLRFASGCVANVTVSRVTPERQRKIRFFQKDAYLSLDYLKPDLQIYRKETREDGIVTIRHEQPVLSQHEPLAAEIDSFIECVRQGKEPVVTGEDGVRALRLAQQIAEQARAATERLIGNGI; translated from the coding sequence ATGAATGAACCATTGAATGCCGTCGTCGTTGGCGCGGGAGCGTTGGGAAAGCACCACGCCCGCGTTTATGGATATAACGAAAAAACCCGACTGATCGCCGTCGTCGACGTCGATGGCGAAGCGCGGGATCGCGCCGCCAACGAATGGAACTGCCAGGGGGCCTCGTCGTTGGAGGAAGTCGCCGGGCGCATCGATCTGGCCAGCGTCGTTGCGCCTACGGTCAATCATTACGCCATCGCTTCATGGTTGATCGAACGCGGCATCCCTGCGTTAGTGGAAAAGCCCATCGCCATCAGCGTTGAAGAAGGCGAAAAACTCGCGGCGTTGGCGAGAGCGAAAGGCGTTCTTCTGCAAGTGGGACATATCGAACGATTCAATCCCGGCGTCTTGGCGCTCGGCGAACGTTTGACGAATCCGCTATTTATCGAATCCCACCGTCTCGGCCCGCCTGCGCCTAGAGTGAAAGATATCGGAGTAGTGCTGGATTTGATGATCCACGATTTGGATTTGATTCTGGCGCTGGTAAAATCGGAAATTGTTTCCGTCGACGCGGTTGGAACGCCCATCATCTCGACGCAGGAGGATATCGCCAACGCCCGCCTGCGCTTCGCCAGCGGCTGCGTCGCCAATGTTACCGTCAGCCGCGTTACGCCGGAACGCCAGCGCAAAATCCGCTTTTTCCAAAAAGACGCTTATCTATCCCTCGACTATCTCAAGCCCGATCTGCAAATCTACCGCAAGGAGACCCGCGAGGACGGCATAGTAACCATCCGCCACGAGCAGCCCGTCCTTTCCCAGCATGAACCGCTGGCGGCGGAGATCGATTCCTTCATTGAATGCGTTCGCCAAGGAAAAGAGCCGGTAGTTACAGGCGAAGACGGCGTGCGCGCTCTACGGTTGGCGCAGCAGATCGCCGAACAAGCGCGCGCAGCCACTGAACGATTGATAGGCAACGGGATTTGA